The following coding sequences are from one Triticum dicoccoides isolate Atlit2015 ecotype Zavitan chromosome 4A, WEW_v2.0, whole genome shotgun sequence window:
- the LOC119284146 gene encoding uncharacterized protein LOC119284146, with the protein MRGAAGCRVVATGHAHKDGVARVLENACWDNEEMRAILGDSIGNPELITGNFWQHQFIASTKGYRVTLDHIFGVEPTKITSPSTDSEIALALRVLEGCCLLYSRCTALAHKYKAVQVLLNILASRGPTAQGVCLDALISLMLDSPSNQIDFEEYSGLEKVAELLKDVQVEEHIRLKCGEFLLLLIGHVYVKENTPIVPYMNR; encoded by the exons ATGCGTGGCGCCGCAGGCTGCCGGGTGGTGGCCACCGGTCATGCACACAAGGATGGTGTCGCAAG GGTCCTGGAGAACGCCTGCTGGGACAATGAGGAGATGCGCGCCATCCTTGGCGACAGCATCGGCAACCCGGAGCTCATCACCGGCAACttctggcagcacc AATTCATTGCATCAACCAAAGGATACCGTGTGACACTGGATCATATATTTGGAGTCGAACCAACGAAGATTACGAGCCCCTCAACAGATTCCGAAATTGCTCTAGCTCTTCGAGTTTTGGAAGGTTGTTGCCTTTTGTATAGCAGATGCACTGCTCTAGCCCACAAGTACAAGGCTGTGCAG GTACTGCTGAATATATTAGCCAGCCGAGGTCCAACTGCGCAAGGGGTGTGCTTAGATGCTCTCATATCGTTGATGTTGGATTCACCTTCGAATCAGATT GACTTTGAGGAATACAGTGGACTTGAAAAGGTTGCTGAGCTTTTGAAGGATGTTCAAGTTGAAGAACACATAAG GTTGAAATGCGGGGAATTCCTACTGTTGCTCATCGGCCATGTTTATGTGAAGGAAAACACTCCCATAGTCCCATACATGAACAGATGA